The genomic window aacatttaatattgcaattaaaaaattgtaaatacagGTAATAACTTACTTTTTAGCCCATTCATTATTCATTCCAGACTCATTTGAAAAACTCTTAACCATAGTCATCTTATCAGGATTTGCATTAACATCACTGGTCAAATTTACAGGTCTTTCATTAGATAATTGATTTACAGGGAAGGAGGCAGGAGTTGAAGGTGATATTgtgttaaacatattaaatgagGCAGTTGGCTGCTGTTGTGAGTCTGGTTGGAAATTTACAGTAGCAACAGGTGCCATTTGTTGGATCTGTGGAGTAGATGTCGACATACCCCCTTGATAGGGTGATGGCTGCTGTGGATTCATAGGAGCAGTCATTGAGGGAGGCTGATATGATGAAAATGTGGATTGCTGATAAGATGGTGGTGGGTAGCTGGGTGTGGGTTGCTGCTGGCTGGATGAAGATGACGATGATTCCATGCCAGTCATTTCATCTGTATCCTCCATAAACATGGTTACATTTTGGTTGTTGTTACCATtagaattatttctttttgatGAAATTGGTTTTGGTTTAAAAACATGGAACCGTTTTGAAGACTCctgaaatgtaaaatgtttgtattatagcaaatacttacaaattcatataaatacaaattcacttactaataataactcaTCGGTGACTATTGTTACAAAAAACATATCGCTAATTATACTCCAACCACTTCCAACAGGTACTATACAGAATGTTCTACAGAATGAACGGTATACATGCCTATGGTTGGTTTCTTTAAAGTCTTCAGCAAATACACCATTCAGTACAATCTGAATCATTGCAgcctagaaaaaaataattataaaaatattataatacttattaatattactattaaaaataattaaaataacaagatACCCACATTTGCCAATGGAACATCAACTATAAATGAGCCAAGATCATGCTTGGATTTAGGTAACTTGTCGagaaagttaattatattttctttgccTTTGTGTAAATAACGTCCTCTTCCTTGTTTGTTTctgtcattttttaaaaaatttctacTTTCAGGCAAATATTGTGATAAACTACCTTTGacactaaaattaaacacaattaaaattatttaactatttaatagaattttgtttataaataaatattaaatgtttaataaataatataccaactTTTTCAATAGAAAATTGCTGGATAATGTAAATGTGGCATTTTCATGGTAAGCTTCTGAAACCATTTGCCTGGACACTTGATTATCGAAACGTTCATAGTATTGAGTGAGAAAAGATTCAACTAAACTCATCACAGGATTTGGTAGTTCAGGGTTATGGCCTTCTGGTATTGGGTAACAATTACCCAAGttaattggtattttaaactttgatcCAATCGCACTGTACCGAGTTGGTAGTTCTGTGTTATCCTGAAAACAATTACATAGCATTGCCCTACATCCTAAACATCAACTcaacttaataaatacaaagagaatttaaactttttttgaagatagtttatcaattttttttttcttttactattaaatacataatttactgttgctaataagtaaatatgattcaaaatatttcttttactcCAAATATGAAGCATAAATTACTTtggattatattttcttaagggcaaatatatatatatatatatatattaaatgctattcagtaatattatttttttttaagctaaaCCTTTCGTTAAACAGACATTAAGTGctcaaattaatttgtataattaaatgcataaataaaGCATTGAACATTTCccttatttttcaatacaacTACTATTACACATAGTTAAAAAACatgctattataaatatattgaaaataagtatacGGTTTACGTTTAATCAAAcaacaatcaaataattaccatcactttaagtttttttaaatttgtgttatgtgcaatattttttaacttctttTGTAACACAAttgaatttaaacttatatttatcattccgaatctcttttaattttaaattcaaaccaGGTAAGATGTACTTACTTTAGACACCTTACCTTACAAAACaccaaaaataatcataatactattaagcTAGTACTATAAAAACATCAGTCTTGTGGTTCCTCGGTAACATTATAGCGTACAAATGgaaaaagattaaataaatgaaacttaCCAACTTAATTAGACAAGGAAAAAGTTGTTGTACATCCctaaaacatgtaaaatattaataaatgttaagtggtattaaaaccaaaatattaaaaagcatACATACACTTTGTAACGCTCTTTGTCTTCTGTATCACACACAGGATTTCTTGACAAGTTCAGcacttcaatattataaccagAAAGACACCTTAGTTCTTTTAAATCagaaaactgaaataaaaattattttagtatactttatcaataaaagtgaaaaatatagaACACATTACTTTATTTCCAGCCAAATCCAACACTTTCAGTTCAGGAAACAATCTACGTATCCATACAAGACCTTCCCCTAAATAAATGTGATTATTTTCAAGACTTAAGCCATACAAATCATGTTTGGTGTGTTGAGCAACTATATTCAGTGCTGCTAAAAGAACTGCTGGTCGATTTAATGGTACAAACAGTTGGTTGTCGGTaaatactataacaaaaatgtaaatgttttctttattcCTTTTgtgactattattaaattaatataaaataatgttttacataCATGGACAAGCATAAAAACGTGACAAATCTAAACTCTTGGTACTAGGATTGTAGCGGGTCGCCATTGCTTCTATCATTTTCTCTCTTACTTCATTGGATACTGGTGTGAATGATATAGGACCACGTGGAggcaaatataataacacctttataattaactaaatacaaaattttttgttaaaaaaacatttttaaagctCTACAACAGAATCATATCAACTTAC from Aphis gossypii isolate Hap1 chromosome 1, ASM2018417v2, whole genome shotgun sequence includes these protein-coding regions:
- the LOC114128820 gene encoding nuclear RNA export factor 1-like, whose translation is MAGRSRGRNNNGRFHNINSRSERNNEHDDRTSRPSNRGGGGYSDRHGYNKKVTFKANNRGGNQFRKSWDNKTDLVRDQLDSEFSNRNGPSRHNTGRRSFPERNNRGGHGNNRNMSWTLKESSTGWYSVFVPNVEDSDEVLKIIQTYITPVVFYPYNKQYFDNALRFLVDDYKVAKALHNTSYKITQRDDRKLIIKVLLYLPPRGPISFTPVSNEVREKMIEAMATRYNPSTKSLDLSRFYACPLFTDNQLFVPLNRPAVLLAALNIVAQHTKHDLYGLSLENNHIYLGEGLVWIRRLFPELKVLDLAGNKFSDLKELRCLSGYNIEVLNLSRNPVCDTEDKERYKVDVQQLFPCLIKLDNTELPTRYSAIGSKFKIPINLGNCYPIPEGHNPELPNPVMSLVESFLTQYYERFDNQVSRQMVSEAYHENATFTLSSNFLLKNVKGSLSQYLPESRNFLKNDRNKQGRGRYLHKGKENIINFLDKLPKSKHDLGSFIVDVPLANAAMIQIVLNGVFAEDFKETNHRHVYRSFCRTFCIVPVGSGWSIISDMFFVTIVTDELLLESSKRFHVFKPKPISSKRNNSNGNNNQNVTMFMEDTDEMTGMESSSSSSSQQQPTPSYPPPSYQQSTFSSYQPPSMTAPMNPQQPSPYQGGMSTSTPQIQQMAPVATVNFQPDSQQQPTASFNMFNTISPSTPASFPVNQLSNERPVNLTSDVNANPDKMTMVKSFSNESGMNNEWAKKCLEENGWDYAKAAACFSELKPNIPPAAFIH